CAGTGCCAGGGGTTCTGCGCCGCGTCGAGGGCCTGCAGCTGTGGCAGGTGGTCGAAGGCGCCGGGGGCCACGGAGTGCAGGCTGTTGTTGGCCAGCAGGAGGCGGCGGGTGTGGACCGGCAGGGCGGGCAGCGCCGTGAGCCCCCGGCCCCGGCAGTCCACCTGCAGCCCCATGGTGTCCAGGGCCCGGCAGGCGCACGGGGCGGGGCAGTCCTCCGCGGCCTCGGCGGCCGCCCAGACCAGCAGCAAGGCCGCCCAGGCGGGCATGGGGCCGGcgggctgcagggagaggggctgcgAGGTGAGGGGGTCCTCCAGAGGCCTGCGCCCCATCCCGAGGGCCGGCGGGACCCCACCACCCGGTTAAGGGACCACTCACCTCCCCCTCAGGTCAGGCCTCggttttctcctctgtgagaTGAGTGGTGGAGACAAGGAAGTGAGGCAAGCCCACCTCTGGCTGGCGACCCTCCTGGACACTCAGAAGGCAGGGCGTCGGGGTGGctgtggtgggggcggggagtggggctCAGCCCGTGCTTGCGAAGGGGGAGGGCCCTCCTGTCCCCTGGCAGGAACCCCAGCCCCTGCtcagggcggggggcgggggtggtgtgCAGATGCCTGCTAAATGATCCCAGCTCTGGCCCCTGCCCCCAGAGGCTGGAAGGGTCCTGGAGAGAGCCTCCCAGGCTGCTCCCACCAGCCCATCTTCCAGCCTGGGGTCCAACCCATCGATGgtgtgcccagcacagaccctaTCTCAGCCCACGCATTCCAAACAGCTGGGCCACTGCAGAGTAAACTCTCTCGTGGTCCCTGATGTAGAAAGCAGCTGGGCGAGGTTGCTGAGGGGGGACAGGGAAGGGAACCCAGAAGGGACGCCATCTGGAAACCCACTGAGGGAGGATCAAGTTTGGAGTTGGGgcattgaggcccagagagggagacTGACTTGTGCGGGGCAGCCCAGCGCTTTGTGCCAGAGACCAGACTCACTCAAGTCTCGTGAGCCCAGTCTTCTGCCTGGTCCATGCCCTCCCTCCATGACTCAGTGGGGGCTGAGTCTCCTGCTGAAGACAAGCTCCTCAACCAGGGCCTGGCCCGTGGCAGGCTTCCACTGAACATTTGTCGAATAAACCAGTGAATCTTGACTCAGCCAAGGACCCGATGTCTCAGAGGGAATGCCCCCAGCCCGTTGTCTATGGGGGAGCGAAGGAGGGGCAGAGGCTGGACTTGCCTGCTGgcgccctccctccctgcagggtcTGGACCCACTGTCCCCCCCAGGAGGGCCCACACTGTGGGGAGCAGTGCTGGGTGATGAGGGCCACTTACCTGACAGGCCTGCAGTCAGGGCACCCCTTTCTCTGGCCTGAACTGCCCTGGCTGAGGCTGCAGTGGCCGCTCTGTGTGAGGCGGCTGATGGTGGCCCCAGCTTGAGTTGGGAGGAAGGAAATGG
The genomic region above belongs to Camelus bactrianus isolate YW-2024 breed Bactrian camel chromosome 17, ASM4877302v1, whole genome shotgun sequence and contains:
- the GP9 gene encoding platelet glycoprotein IX is translated as MPAWAALLLVWAAAEAAEDCPAPCACRALDTMGLQVDCRGRGLTALPALPVHTRRLLLANNSLHSVAPGAFDHLPQLQALDAAQNPWHCDCALTYLRLWLRDRAPKELQRVSCAGPGVAAGRALGQLGGCGWRLAEAGVSPGLWWDAALAAVATLSLALLAGLLCTLSPRGGRARP